Part of the Aquimarina sp. MAR_2010_214 genome is shown below.
TGGAGGTATGATATACTCAGTGCATTGGATTATTTTCAATATTCAAAAACTGAATGGGACCAAAGAATGCAACCAGCTGTTGATGTGATCATGCAAAAAAGGAAAAAAGATGGTACTTGGAACGTACAAGCCAAACATCTTGGACAGACGCATTTTGATATGGAGAAAGCAGGGAAATCAAGTCGTTGGAATACTTTACGGGCATTACGTGTGTTAAAACACTTTGAAATTGGAAATGATACAAGATACAATTGAAAAAGTAGAATTTGTTAAACATGGTTTCAAACCTATTGAGATTTTTAAATTCGAAATTCGTCAATTCGATTTCTATGACAATACCAAACGGTTTTCATAAAAAGATTTGTTTTTTATTAATGCCATTGCGATATGTATTAGTTTGTTTCTAACAGCATTGAGTACACTCATTTTGTTCCTACCTTCTTCTACTTTTCTCAAGTAAAAGTGTTTAAGATCGTTATCCATTCTTACTGCTCTCATAGCTGCCATTTGGAGCACGGATTTAAGTTGCATATCCGCCATTTTTGATACTCTTGGTTTTGTCTTTAGACTTGTTCCACTTTGTTGTTCGAATGGAACAACGCCAGCAAAACAAGCTAGTTTTCTCGGATTAGTCAATCGCACAAAACCATCAGTTTTCACAGCTAAAGTCCAAGCTGTAACTGATCCTATTCCTGGTATAGTTCTGATACGTTCTATGTCCTTTTCCAAAACAGAATCATTAGCTATCTCCTCTTTAATCAATTTTTCTATAGCCGCTATATGTTTATTAATCTGCTCAATTTCTTTTAAATTGATTTTCATTGAGGAACTTATTATTTTAGTCCTTTTAACTGTTTTAAGCTCCTTATTTTGTTGTTTAATAGCCTGTCTAGTTTTTACCTTATGTCTACGTTGGCTCATCAGTATTTTTATATTTTGTACAGCCTCACTTGTGGGCTTCCAGCAATCAAAATCTTGATAGTTCCTTTCAATAAAAGTAGCAATGCGCTTAGCATCAACTTTATCATTCTTACCACGAACTAAACCGATGCTTCGTTTAATGTGCTTAGGATCGATCACATAAACATTAAATGAATAATCCTTCAAAACTTCATATAAATTATAATTATAAAGACCAGTATTTTCCATTGCAATAAAGATCTCAGCATCTAAAGTAGTTATCTGCTTAAAGAGTTTTTTAATCGCTTTGATTTTATTTTCAATCTTAAAGAATGCTTCTGATTTCTGATCAACTAAACAAATATCTAATGTTTTTTTACTAATGTCAATTCCTAAATAAATACTTTTCATAATTTTACCTCTCTGAATGAAAAGAGCATTTTCATCATAACTCGACTCCTTGATAATGGGCTTAAAATCCCGAATTTCTATTAGAGATTGTTGATGAAAGAAAGAACTTAAGTCTAAATCGAACTATGAAGTTTACCCTTCTGAGTGTTATTAGTGTACTTAAGTTCTGCTCTTTTTTATTTCAATAAATATAATTATGCAAGTCTAAAGGAGTTCTTCGACCAAAGGAAGAAGTGTATCGAGAATAGAATTTTGAATTAAAAAGCTATTCTCGATAGTTCTGCTGAGTTTGCCAAAGTATAATTTTTCTTCATGTCATCTCGAGCCCTTCGGCTTAGCTATTAGTTTAGTATTCTATATTTGAAAAAAAAATTAAATCACTTCATAGTGAACTGATATTTGTCAGAGGTTTTGTTTTATGCTAAGCATATCTTTGGATATAGAGATAGAATCAGATCATAAAATAAGCTTGTTATGTATTTTTCTACTGAAGTAAGTTTTGGAGCTGATAATAATGGTAGTGACGGGGTTGTGACTTTAAAGAAAGCCCAAACCCGCCCTCAGCAGGTTTTTACTATGATTCCAATATTGTTTGCTTTATATCAGTTTACCGGAGGCTTATCTGGTTAAATCTTTTGAGGAGTATGTACTAACTGTTTTGGTGTAATTGCACTTATTATAATCTCCCAAGCGGTAAAGGAAGTCGACATATACTATTGATTCTATCTGGCTAAAAAAACAAATATTATGGATCACGTTGTATATCTAGATCATAAAGCAAAAGAGCTCGAAAACTTAAAACTTGGAACTAAAACCATGATCATAAGAGGAGCTACAGGAAGAAAATTACCTTATGGTCGTGTTAATGCATCTGATGTGCTCTTTTTTATAGAGAACAAAGGAGATGGATTTATAAAAGCCAAGGGTATAGTAGATACAGTATTCTTCTCAGAAAAGCTATCACCAGAAGTGTCATCACAAATGGTAACCGATCATCAAGATGAATTATTACTGGATTCGAAATTAAAAAAACGATTTGCAGGAAAGCGATATTTGACTCTAATAAAGGTTAAAAATTTTGAAATTATAACACCTTTCAAAATAGATAAATCTAATTACAGTACTATGGATGATTGGTTGGCTGTTGAAGATATTAGTAATGTGATGATTGATTAAAAAAGCTAACTCTTAATATTAAATAAGATGAGCAATCAAGCTAACATAAAAACAATTATTGATCAAAAAGATAATAATATAGGAAAATTTTGGTCACGTGAAGATGGAGATATTCATGCACCTCATGGCAGCAGTACAATGGATACACTTACAGTTTTAGGAGAATTGGGGGCTACTACAAAAGAGTATCCAATACTTTTTGAAGCTATAGATTTTGTATTGAGATACCAAACCGAAGATGGAGCTTTTAGGTACTCAAAGACTAGTTCAAAACTGCCTTGCATGACAGCTCGTATACTTGCTGCATTTGGCCGACTAGGCGCTCATACAGATAAAAGAATGGAAAAAAGTTACCAGCGGCTTTTGGATATACAATGGAGCGATGGTGGTTGGAGGTGTAATACAGTAAAACTAGGAAAATCTCCTGACACAGATGCTAGTAACCCAGGAACTACCTTATATGTTTTGGATGCCTTTCGTTTCAGGAATAATTCTAAAAAAGAATATGATCAATTAGATAAAGGTATTGAGTTTTTACTTAAACATTGGACTATACGGCGACCTATGGGTCCATGTACTTTTGGAATAGGATCACGATTTTTTCAGGTAGAGTACCCATTTCTAAGATATAACTTGTTTTATTATGTTTATGTCCTTTCTTTCTATGATAAAGCGAAACAAGATGATAGATTCAAGGAAGCTTATACAGCGCTTTTAGCTAAGACCGAAAATGGAAAAATCCTCCCTGAAAATCCACATAGGACCTGGAGGAGATTTGACTTTGCCAAAAAAGGAGAAGTTAGCCATCTGGCATCAAAACGCTGGAAAGAAATTGAAACAAATGTTGTTGCGAAAAATATAGATGATTAAGAATCCTCACAATATATTAGCGCAAGATGTTCTTCTTCAGTTAGATGCGGATCCAGAAAATGGTTTGTCTACTACCGATGTTCAAAAACGCCAAGCTATATACGGAGAAAACAAACTAAAACGGAAAAGAGCAAAAAGTGGTTGGCTTATATTAGTAGAGCAGTTCTTTGATCCTATTATCTATATTTTGAGTAGTGCTATGTTATTAGCATTTATTTTTGGGGAATGGCTAGAAGGTTTTTCTGTACTTGTAGTTATTCTTATAACATCTTTGATAGGCTTTTTTATGGAGCGACAAGCGATACGTTCTGTAGAATCCCTTCAAAAAATGACTCAGACTGTTGCAAATGTATTACGTGATGGAAGTATTAAACGTATAAAAGCTCGTTATTTAGTTCCTGGTGATAGTATATTATTAGCATCAGGAGATGTTGTTCCGGCAGATGCACGTTTGATTTGGCATCAAAGTCTTGCAGTCAAAGAATCTGCACTTACAGGAGAAAGTCATCAGGTAGAAAAAAATGTAGATGTTCTTCCGCTAGAAACACGTTTAATAGAGCAGACGAATATGGTTTTTAAGGGTACCATTATAACCAGAGGTAATGCGAAAGCAATCGTTACGGCTACCGGAGATAAAACGGCTATTGGGCAAATAAGTAGTTTAACTCAAGAAACTGGACAAGAAAAGACCCCTCTAGAAAAAAAGTTGAATAGATTAAGCCATTGGCTTATTGGATTAACATTGATTCTGGCAGTATTAATAGCAATAAGCGGGTATTTTCAAGGGAAAGATTTAATGTTAATGATCAAAACAGGGATCGCTTTGGCCGTAGCTGCGATCCCAGAAGGATTACCAATAGTGGCTACAATTGCTCTAGCTAAAGGGATGGTGAAACTATCTAAACAAAAAGTGATTATTAAAAAACTAGAATCCGTACAAACTCTAGGTGAGACCACTATTATATGTACCGATAAAACAGGTACGTTAACAGAAAATAAAATGGCTGTTCAAAGACTCATCTTTCAGAGTGAAGTATTAAATACTACAGACTTTGGTGATGAGGATGTTCTCAATCGATTAAAGGATGATTTAGTGTTTTCTAAAGTTGTACAGGTTGGGATATTATGTAATAATTCACAACATGGTCAAGAAAAAATGAATGGCGATTCTATAGAAATTGCATTATTGGATTTTGCAAAAATGGTAAATTATAATAGTGTAGAAATCAGAAGCCAGTATCCCGAATTAGAAGAAATGCCTTTTGATGCTGAACAAAAAATAATGGCAACTTTGAATACATATGAAGATCAATATCTCGTTAGTGTTAAAGGAGCTCTTGAGAGTGTACTTGACTCTTGTGATCGTATTCTTACTAAAGAAGGGATTCTACCTTTTGAAAACAAAAAAGAGTGGTATGACAGAGTTGATATTATTGCTTCTGAAGGTCTGCGAGTTTTGGCTTTTGCATATAAAGAAATCAGTACAAAATTAAGTGCTGACCAGCTCATAAATGAGCTTGTTTTTTTAGGAGTGATAGCATTTATAGACCCACCTCGGGCAGATATAAAATCAGCTATTCAAATCTATAAAGATGCTGGAGTAAAAGTGATAATGATTACTGGAGATCACCCAGATACAGCCAGAAAAATTGGAGAAGAAGTAGGATTAATAGCAATTGAAGATACAGAAGAAAGTGTGATCCATGGTAAAACTATTGTAGAAATGGAAAACCTTAGTTCTAAAGAAGAAAGTGAAATTTTGAATGCTAAGGTTTTTGCCAGGATGGTGCCAAAGCAGAAACTAGATTTGGTTAATTTTTATCAAAAACATAATGCCATTGTCGGTATGATTGGTGATGGAGTCAATGATGCTCCTGCAATAAAAAAAGCAGATATAGGAATAGCTATGGGGATTCGGGGTACAGAAGCAGCAAAAGAAGTTGCAGATGTTATTTTGATGGACGATCAATTCACATCTACCGAACTAGCCATAAGGCAAGGACGAACAATTTTTGAAAATATTCGAAATTTTGTAGTGTATCTTCTATCCTGTAATTTGGCCGAGATTATTTCGGTTGCAATTGCCTCGATAAGCAATTTACCACTCCCTTTACTTCCGTTACAGATTTTATTTCTAAATTTAGTAACAGATATATTTCCAGCCTTAGCACTGGGCATGGGAAAAGGGAATGCTGGTATTATGAAACAGCCACCACGTAACCCAAATGAGCCTATCATTACAAAAAAACTTTGGATGTCTACAATTATTTATGGGATATCCATTACGATATCGGTTATAGGAGTAACTATCTATGCAAACTTTGTATTAAAACTGTCCTCAGAAATTATTAATAATATGGCATTCTATACATTAGTGTTGGCTCAACTACTCAATGTGTTTAATATACCACATCGTAGCGCTTCTTTTTTTAAAAATGAAGTAACTACCAACCTTTGGGTTTGGGTTGCAATAGCGCTTTCAATATGTATTATGATTATTGCATACTATATTCCTGTACTTCAGCAAGTGCTTTCGCTAGTTCAATTATCGGTAGAGCAATTTGTAACGGTTAGTATCTTCGGAGTTGGAACTTTGATCTTGACTCAAATCATAAAGCGTTTGGGAGGAACGGTATAATTAATTAACATTCTAATTAATGGAAATTTTAACAGATAATACTAAGCAGATTTTGCAAGATCGCTATCTTTTGAAAGATGATCAAGGAGCTATAGTAGAAACTCCTAAGGAACTGTTCTGGCGTGTTGCTAAATTTGTAGCTTCTGCAGAAAATGAAATAGATAGAGTAACGTGGGAAGCACGTTTTTATAACCTGTTGTCTAACCTTAATTTTTTGCCTAATTCTCCTACGTTGATGAATGCAGGTCTAACTAATGGGCAGTTGAGTGCTTGTTTTGTATTGCCTATAGAAGATAGTCTGGAAGATATCTTTACAACCCTTAAAAATGCTGCTTTAATCCATCAGAGTGGAGGAGGTACAGGTTTTAATTTTTCGAAATTACGCCCTAAAAATGATTGGTTAACATCATCAAAGGGTACTTCATCGGGGCCAGTTGCTTTTATGAAAATTTATGATGCAGCTACAGAATATGTAAAACAAGGCGGCAAACGAAGAGGAGCCAATATGGGGATTCTAAATATTGATCATCCTGATATTGAAGAGTTCATTAATTCAAAATCTGATAATCAGGCAATTAGTAATTTCAATATTTCTGTTGGAATTACGGATGACTTTATGAATGCTGTAGAAAAGGATTTGAATTGGAACCTTATTAATCCGCGAACAAGGAATATTGAGAAAACCATAAAA
Proteins encoded:
- a CDS encoding IS110 family transposase, whose protein sequence is MKSIYLGIDISKKTLDICLVDQKSEAFFKIENKIKAIKKLFKQITTLDAEIFIAMENTGLYNYNLYEVLKDYSFNVYVIDPKHIKRSIGLVRGKNDKVDAKRIATFIERNYQDFDCWKPTSEAVQNIKILMSQRRHKVKTRQAIKQQNKELKTVKRTKIISSSMKINLKEIEQINKHIAAIEKLIKEEIANDSVLEKDIERIRTIPGIGSVTAWTLAVKTDGFVRLTNPRKLACFAGVVPFEQQSGTSLKTKPRVSKMADMQLKSVLQMAAMRAVRMDNDLKHFYLRKVEEGRNKMSVLNAVRNKLIHIAMALIKNKSFYENRLVLS
- a CDS encoding prenyltransferase/squalene oxidase repeat-containing protein yields the protein MSNQANIKTIIDQKDNNIGKFWSREDGDIHAPHGSSTMDTLTVLGELGATTKEYPILFEAIDFVLRYQTEDGAFRYSKTSSKLPCMTARILAAFGRLGAHTDKRMEKSYQRLLDIQWSDGGWRCNTVKLGKSPDTDASNPGTTLYVLDAFRFRNNSKKEYDQLDKGIEFLLKHWTIRRPMGPCTFGIGSRFFQVEYPFLRYNLFYYVYVLSFYDKAKQDDRFKEAYTALLAKTENGKILPENPHRTWRRFDFAKKGEVSHLASKRWKEIETNVVAKNIDD
- a CDS encoding HAD-IC family P-type ATPase, translating into MIKNPHNILAQDVLLQLDADPENGLSTTDVQKRQAIYGENKLKRKRAKSGWLILVEQFFDPIIYILSSAMLLAFIFGEWLEGFSVLVVILITSLIGFFMERQAIRSVESLQKMTQTVANVLRDGSIKRIKARYLVPGDSILLASGDVVPADARLIWHQSLAVKESALTGESHQVEKNVDVLPLETRLIEQTNMVFKGTIITRGNAKAIVTATGDKTAIGQISSLTQETGQEKTPLEKKLNRLSHWLIGLTLILAVLIAISGYFQGKDLMLMIKTGIALAVAAIPEGLPIVATIALAKGMVKLSKQKVIIKKLESVQTLGETTIICTDKTGTLTENKMAVQRLIFQSEVLNTTDFGDEDVLNRLKDDLVFSKVVQVGILCNNSQHGQEKMNGDSIEIALLDFAKMVNYNSVEIRSQYPELEEMPFDAEQKIMATLNTYEDQYLVSVKGALESVLDSCDRILTKEGILPFENKKEWYDRVDIIASEGLRVLAFAYKEISTKLSADQLINELVFLGVIAFIDPPRADIKSAIQIYKDAGVKVIMITGDHPDTARKIGEEVGLIAIEDTEESVIHGKTIVEMENLSSKEESEILNAKVFARMVPKQKLDLVNFYQKHNAIVGMIGDGVNDAPAIKKADIGIAMGIRGTEAAKEVADVILMDDQFTSTELAIRQGRTIFENIRNFVVYLLSCNLAEIISVAIASISNLPLPLLPLQILFLNLVTDIFPALALGMGKGNAGIMKQPPRNPNEPIITKKLWMSTIIYGISITISVIGVTIYANFVLKLSSEIINNMAFYTLVLAQLLNVFNIPHRSASFFKNEVTTNLWVWVAIALSICIMIIAYYIPVLQQVLSLVQLSVEQFVTVSIFGVGTLILTQIIKRLGGTV